From one Onychomys torridus chromosome 12, mOncTor1.1, whole genome shotgun sequence genomic stretch:
- the Cpox gene encoding oxygen-dependent coproporphyrinogen-III oxidase, mitochondrial isoform X1 — protein MALRLGRLGAGPCWRAVQGDYGRLRAWSPRGASARVCRLPGTAGTQARRGLGHSPSAGGGSWLGTGLAAALAGLAGLAAAAFGHVQRAEMVPKSSGARSPSPGRREEDDDELARRCSAFMTSPVTDLRELRRRPEDMKTKMELMIMETQAQVCRALAQVDGVADFSVDRWERKEGGGGITCVLQDGRVFEKAGVSISVVHGSLSEEAASQMRGRGKVLKRKDGKLPFTAMGISSVIHPKNPYAPTMHFNYRYFEVEEADGDTHWWFGGGCDLTPTYLNQEDAVHFHRTLKEACDQHGPDIYPKFKKWCDDYFHIVHRGERRGIGGIFFDDLNSPSKEEAFRFVKTCAEAVVPSYVPIVKKHCEDTFTPQDKLWQQLRRGRYVEFNLVYDRGTKFGLFTPGSRIESILMSLPLTARWEYMHSPPENSKEAEILEVLRHPKDWVH, from the exons ATGGCCTTGAGGCTGGGCCGGCTAGGCGCGGGCCCCTGCTGGCGCGCGGTGCAGGGCGACTATGGACGGCTGCGCGCTTGGTCCCCGCGCGGTGCGTCTGCTCGCGTCTGCAGGCTGCCTGGCACCGCTGGTACCCAGGCTCGCCGCGGGCTGGGCCACAGCCCCTCGGCTGGAGGCGGGTCCTGGCTGGGGACCGGGCTGGCCGCGGCGCTGGCGGGGCTGGCGGGGCTGGCAGCTGCCGCCTTCGGGCACGTGCAGCGGGCAGAGATGGTGCCCAAGAGCTCGGGGGCGCGAAGCCCCTCGCCTGGCCGCAGGGAGGAGGACGACGACGAGCTGGCTCGCCGCTGCAGCGCCTTCATGACCTCGCCAGTGACCGACCTGCGTGAGCTGCGGAGGAGGCCCGAGGACATGAAGACCAAGATGGAACTGATGATCATGGAGACCCAGGCCCAGGTGTGTAGGGCGCTGGCACAAGTAGACGGGGTCGCCGACTTCTCTGTGGACcgatgggagaggaaggaag GAGGCGGTGGCATCACCTGTGTGCTTCAGGATGGGCGTGTGTTTGAAAAGGCTGGGGTGAGCATTTCTGTCGTTCATGGGAGTCTTTCTGAGGAAGCAGCAAGTCagatgagaggcagaggaaaagtCCTGAAGAGGAAAGATG GTAAATTGCCATTTACTGCTATGGGTATAAGCTCTGTGATTCACCCCAAGAATCCTTATGCACCCACTATGCATTTCAACTACAGATACTTTGAAGTTGAAGAAGCTGATG GTGACACGCACTGGTGGTTTGGGGGTGGATGTGACCTCACGCCAACATACTTGAACCAAGAGGATGCTGTCCATTTTCATCGCACTCTGAAGGAAGCTTGTGATCAGCACGGGCCAGATATCtaccccaaatttaaaaaatg GTGTGATGACTACTTCCATATAGTGCATCGCGGGGAGCGGAGGGGCATCGGAGGCATCTTTTTTGATGATCTCAACTCTCCGTCCAAGGAGGAAGCATTCCGCTTCGTTAAGACGTGTGCTGAAGCTGTGGTTCCCTCTTACGTTCCCATTGTGAAAAAGCACTGTGAGGACACTTTCACCCCTCAGGATAAGCTGTGGCAGCAGCTGAGGAGAGGACG GTACGTAGAATTTAATCTGGTGTATGATCGAGGCACCAAGTTTGGCCTCTTTACTCCAGGATCCAGGATCGAAAGCATCTTGATGTCTTTACCTCTAACAGCCCG ATGGGAGTACATGCATTCGCCCCCAGAGAATTCCAAGGAGGCTGAAATTCTGGAAGTCTTGCGCCATCCGAAGGACTGGGTACACTGA
- the Cpox gene encoding oxygen-dependent coproporphyrinogen-III oxidase, mitochondrial isoform X2 has product MALRLGRLGAGPCWRAVQGDYGRLRAWSPRGASARVCRLPGTAGTQARRGLGHSPSAGGGSWLGTGLAAALAGLAGLAAAAFGHVQRAEMVPKSSGARSPSPGRREEDDDELARRCSAFMTSPVTDLRELRRRPEDMKTKMELMIMETQAQVCRALAQVDGVADFSVDRWERKEGGGGITCVLQDGRVFEKAGVSISVVHGSLSEEAASQMRGRGKVLKRKDGKLPFTAMGISSVIHPKNPYAPTMHFNYRYFEVEEADGDTHWWFGGGCDLTPTYLNQEDAVHFHRTLKEACDQHGPDIYPKFKKWCDDYFHIVHRGERRGIGGIFFDDLNSPSKEEAFRFVKTCAEAVVPSYVPIVKKHCEDTFTPQDKLWQQLRRGRYVEFNLVYDRGTKFGLFTPGSRIESILMSLPLTARFLQNIMTSNLTLYDES; this is encoded by the exons ATGGCCTTGAGGCTGGGCCGGCTAGGCGCGGGCCCCTGCTGGCGCGCGGTGCAGGGCGACTATGGACGGCTGCGCGCTTGGTCCCCGCGCGGTGCGTCTGCTCGCGTCTGCAGGCTGCCTGGCACCGCTGGTACCCAGGCTCGCCGCGGGCTGGGCCACAGCCCCTCGGCTGGAGGCGGGTCCTGGCTGGGGACCGGGCTGGCCGCGGCGCTGGCGGGGCTGGCGGGGCTGGCAGCTGCCGCCTTCGGGCACGTGCAGCGGGCAGAGATGGTGCCCAAGAGCTCGGGGGCGCGAAGCCCCTCGCCTGGCCGCAGGGAGGAGGACGACGACGAGCTGGCTCGCCGCTGCAGCGCCTTCATGACCTCGCCAGTGACCGACCTGCGTGAGCTGCGGAGGAGGCCCGAGGACATGAAGACCAAGATGGAACTGATGATCATGGAGACCCAGGCCCAGGTGTGTAGGGCGCTGGCACAAGTAGACGGGGTCGCCGACTTCTCTGTGGACcgatgggagaggaaggaag GAGGCGGTGGCATCACCTGTGTGCTTCAGGATGGGCGTGTGTTTGAAAAGGCTGGGGTGAGCATTTCTGTCGTTCATGGGAGTCTTTCTGAGGAAGCAGCAAGTCagatgagaggcagaggaaaagtCCTGAAGAGGAAAGATG GTAAATTGCCATTTACTGCTATGGGTATAAGCTCTGTGATTCACCCCAAGAATCCTTATGCACCCACTATGCATTTCAACTACAGATACTTTGAAGTTGAAGAAGCTGATG GTGACACGCACTGGTGGTTTGGGGGTGGATGTGACCTCACGCCAACATACTTGAACCAAGAGGATGCTGTCCATTTTCATCGCACTCTGAAGGAAGCTTGTGATCAGCACGGGCCAGATATCtaccccaaatttaaaaaatg GTGTGATGACTACTTCCATATAGTGCATCGCGGGGAGCGGAGGGGCATCGGAGGCATCTTTTTTGATGATCTCAACTCTCCGTCCAAGGAGGAAGCATTCCGCTTCGTTAAGACGTGTGCTGAAGCTGTGGTTCCCTCTTACGTTCCCATTGTGAAAAAGCACTGTGAGGACACTTTCACCCCTCAGGATAAGCTGTGGCAGCAGCTGAGGAGAGGACG GTACGTAGAATTTAATCTGGTGTATGATCGAGGCACCAAGTTTGGCCTCTTTACTCCAGGATCCAGGATCGAAAGCATCTTGATGTCTTTACCTCTAACAGCCCG